In a single window of the Delftia tsuruhatensis genome:
- a CDS encoding hydrolase — translation MSNRKYLEVLTPANSQLIFIDQQPQMAFGVQSIDRQVLKNNVVGLAKAAKAFGIPTTLTTVETASFSGHTYPELLAVFPEHQLLERTSMNSWDDQNVRDALAANAAQGRKKIVVSGLWTEVCNTTFALSALHDTDYEIYMVADASGGTSLDAHNYAMDRMVQAGVVPVTWQQVLLEWQRDWARRGTYDAVMDIVREHSGAYGMGVDYAYTMVHKAAERVQHGETVGPNPAKA, via the coding sequence ATGTCCAACCGCAAGTACCTCGAAGTCCTGACCCCCGCCAACAGCCAGCTCATCTTCATCGACCAGCAGCCGCAGATGGCCTTCGGCGTGCAGTCCATCGATCGCCAGGTCCTGAAGAACAACGTGGTCGGCCTGGCCAAGGCGGCCAAGGCCTTCGGCATCCCCACCACGCTGACCACGGTGGAGACGGCCAGCTTCTCCGGCCACACCTATCCCGAACTGCTGGCCGTGTTCCCCGAGCACCAGCTGCTGGAGCGCACCTCGATGAACTCCTGGGACGACCAGAACGTGCGGGACGCGCTGGCCGCCAACGCCGCCCAGGGCCGCAAGAAGATCGTGGTCTCCGGCCTGTGGACCGAGGTCTGCAACACCACCTTCGCGCTGTCGGCCCTGCACGACACCGACTACGAGATCTACATGGTGGCCGACGCCTCGGGCGGCACCTCGCTGGACGCGCACAACTACGCCATGGACCGCATGGTGCAGGCCGGCGTGGTGCCCGTGACCTGGCAGCAGGTGCTGCTGGAATGGCAGCGCGACTGGGCCCGCCGTGGCACCTATGACGCGGTGATGGACATCGTGCGCGAGCACTCGGGCGCCTACGGCATGGGCGTGGACTATGCCTACACCATGGTGCACAAGGCGGCCGAGCGCGTGCAGCACGGCGAGACCGTGGGCCCCAACCCCGCCAAGGCCTGA
- a CDS encoding pirin family protein, translating into MIERRPFQDLGGANHGWLDAKHHFSFAGYHDPARMGWGALRVWNDDTIAAGTGFPPHAHANMEIITYVREGAITHQDSLGNKGRTEAGDVQVMSAGTGIRHSEYNMEKGTTRIFQIWIMPDERGNQPPSWGAKPFPKGERSGSFVALASGLPGDEDALPIRTAARVLGATLKAGESTEYRIGRDRLGYLVPASGSVQIDGVALEERDGAAISDVENIRVTALTDAELVLVDTAR; encoded by the coding sequence ATGATCGAACGCCGACCCTTCCAGGACCTTGGTGGTGCCAACCACGGCTGGCTCGATGCCAAGCACCACTTCTCGTTCGCCGGATACCACGATCCGGCCCGCATGGGCTGGGGCGCGCTGCGGGTCTGGAACGACGACACCATCGCGGCCGGCACGGGCTTCCCGCCCCATGCCCACGCCAACATGGAAATCATCACCTATGTCCGCGAGGGCGCCATCACCCACCAGGACAGCCTGGGCAACAAGGGCCGCACCGAGGCCGGCGACGTGCAGGTGATGAGCGCCGGCACGGGCATCCGCCACTCGGAATACAACATGGAAAAGGGCACGACCCGCATCTTCCAGATCTGGATCATGCCCGACGAGCGCGGCAACCAGCCCCCGTCCTGGGGCGCCAAGCCCTTCCCCAAGGGCGAGCGCTCGGGCAGCTTCGTGGCCCTGGCCAGCGGCCTGCCCGGTGACGAGGATGCCCTGCCCATCCGCACGGCGGCCCGGGTGCTGGGCGCCACGCTCAAGGCCGGCGAGAGCACCGAGTACCGCATCGGCCGCGACCGACTGGGTTACCTGGTGCCCGCCAGCGGCTCGGTGCAGATCGACGGCGTGGCGCTTGAAGAGCGCGACGGCGCCGCCATCAGCGACGTGGAGAACATCCGCGTCACGGCCCTGACCGATGCCGAGCTGGTGCTCGTGGACACCGCCCGCTGA
- a CDS encoding nuclear transport factor 2 family protein yields the protein MTTTAQRLTDHPEEAAVRVPLELYMRGHAEDDSAHMRAAFMPTARIESVREGPLTSWDIDTYCARFKGQPAADEATRRRSIDAIDIGGTAASAKITLVHGNVTFIDYFVLLKTADGWKIANKAFHART from the coding sequence ATGACGACCACCGCCCAACGCCTGACCGACCACCCCGAGGAAGCCGCCGTGCGCGTGCCCCTGGAGCTGTACATGCGCGGCCACGCCGAAGACGACAGCGCCCACATGCGCGCCGCCTTCATGCCCACGGCCCGCATCGAGAGCGTGCGCGAAGGCCCGCTGACCTCCTGGGACATCGACACCTACTGCGCCCGCTTCAAGGGCCAGCCCGCCGCCGACGAGGCCACGCGCCGCCGCAGCATCGACGCCATCGACATCGGCGGCACGGCCGCCAGCGCGAAGATCACGCTGGTGCACGGCAACGTCACCTTCATCGACTACTTCGTGCTGCTGAAGACGGCCGACGGCTGGAAGATCGCCAACAAGGCCTTTCACGCCAGGACCTGA
- a CDS encoding LysR family transcriptional regulator codes for MPKLPDLEAWAIFAKVAETGSFARAAAELGVSQPTISKAITRVETRLKTTLFHRTSRRMSLTASGQASLERAARILAEGEAVEAEISEQSKSLRGPIRVAAPMSFGISHLAPAVPAFMAEHPEVTLDLHFSDELIDVVAQGFDIALRISSLPDSSLIARRLCTVRLLLVGSPEYFERHGRPEHPRDLATHRALRYVHTRLGEAWRFEHARRGEFAQLVPTAMRVNNAEGLAPALRAGLGLALQPEFLAWEDLQSGALQTCMDDWQVPSIALHIVTPPGRARPARVHALIDFLAAHFAQAPWAQERGSP; via the coding sequence ATGCCAAAACTTCCTGACCTCGAAGCCTGGGCCATCTTCGCCAAGGTGGCCGAGACCGGCTCCTTCGCCAGGGCGGCGGCCGAGCTGGGCGTGTCCCAGCCCACCATCTCCAAGGCCATCACGCGCGTGGAGACGCGGCTCAAGACCACCTTGTTCCACCGCACCTCGCGGCGCATGTCGCTGACCGCCAGCGGCCAGGCCTCGCTGGAGCGCGCGGCGCGCATCCTGGCCGAGGGCGAGGCGGTGGAGGCCGAGATCAGCGAGCAGTCCAAGAGCCTGCGTGGCCCCATCCGCGTTGCCGCGCCCATGTCCTTCGGCATCTCGCATCTGGCGCCGGCCGTGCCGGCCTTCATGGCCGAGCATCCCGAGGTCACGCTGGACCTGCACTTCAGCGACGAGCTGATCGACGTGGTGGCCCAGGGCTTCGATATCGCGCTGCGCATCTCCTCGCTGCCCGACTCCAGCCTGATCGCGCGGCGCCTGTGCACGGTGCGCCTGCTGCTGGTGGGTTCTCCCGAATATTTCGAGCGCCACGGCCGTCCGGAGCACCCGCGCGATCTGGCCACGCACCGCGCGCTGCGCTATGTGCACACGCGGCTGGGCGAGGCCTGGCGCTTCGAGCATGCGCGCCGTGGCGAGTTCGCTCAGCTCGTGCCCACGGCCATGCGCGTGAACAATGCCGAGGGACTGGCTCCGGCCCTGCGCGCGGGTCTGGGGCTGGCGCTGCAGCCCGAATTCCTGGCCTGGGAGGACTTGCAGTCGGGCGCGCTGCAGACCTGCATGGACGACTGGCAGGTGCCCTCGATCGCCCTGCACATCGTCACGCCCCCGGGCCGCGCCCGGCCGGCGCGCGTGCATGCGCTGATCGATTTCCTGGCCGCCCACTTCGCGCAGGCGCCCTGGGCGCAGGAGCGGGGCAGTCCTTGA
- a CDS encoding amidohydrolase: MSDATPEVVFHNGRFTTLNKAQPTATAVAVKDGRFIAVGSDAEVLALAGSGTRRIDLQRRSVLPGLFDNHTHVIRGGLNFNLELRWDGVRSLADALDMLKRQVAITPAPQWVRVVGGFTEHQFVEKRLPTIDEINAIAPDTPVFLLHLYDRALLNAAALRAVGYTRDTPEPAGGEITRDANGNPTGLLLAKPNATILYATLAKGPKLPLEYQINSTRHFMRELNRLGVTGVIDAGGGFQNYPDDYEVIQKLSDAHQITVRLAYNLFTQKPKEEKADFLKWTRSVKYKQGDDYFRHNGAGEMLVYSAADFEDFRQPRPDMPPSMEGDLEEVVRVLVQNRWPWRLHATYDETISRALDVFEKVHRDTPIDGLNWFFDHAETISDRSIDRIAALGGGVAVQHRMAYQGEYFAERYGARATEATPPVKKILERGVKTSAGTDATRVASYNPWVSLSWMVTGKTVGGMQMYPQRNLLDRETALRMWTENVAWFSNEEGLRGRIQAGHFADMIVPSKDYFAVPEDEISFLTSDLTVVGGRVVYGAGAFQQHDDNPLPPAMPDWSPVRRFGGYGAWGEPEGAGRNSLNPARYRSLAAACGCGTRCGMHGHSHADAWASNVPTSDPRSFFGALGCSCWMA; the protein is encoded by the coding sequence ATGTCCGATGCCACACCCGAAGTCGTCTTCCACAACGGCCGCTTCACGACCCTGAACAAGGCCCAGCCCACCGCCACCGCCGTGGCGGTGAAGGACGGCCGCTTCATCGCCGTGGGCTCGGACGCCGAAGTGCTGGCCCTGGCCGGCAGCGGCACGCGCAGGATCGACCTGCAGCGCCGCAGCGTGCTGCCCGGGCTTTTCGACAACCACACGCACGTGATCCGTGGCGGCCTGAACTTCAACCTGGAGCTGCGCTGGGACGGCGTGCGCTCGCTGGCCGATGCGCTGGACATGCTCAAGCGCCAGGTGGCCATCACGCCGGCCCCGCAATGGGTGCGTGTGGTCGGCGGCTTCACCGAGCACCAGTTCGTCGAAAAGCGCCTGCCCACCATCGACGAGATCAACGCCATCGCACCCGACACGCCGGTCTTCCTGCTGCACCTGTACGACCGCGCCCTGCTCAACGCCGCCGCACTGCGCGCCGTGGGCTATACCCGCGACACGCCGGAGCCGGCCGGTGGCGAGATCACGCGCGATGCCAACGGCAACCCCACGGGCTTGCTGCTGGCCAAGCCCAATGCCACCATCCTCTATGCCACGCTGGCCAAGGGGCCCAAGCTGCCGCTGGAGTACCAGATCAACTCCACGCGCCACTTCATGCGCGAGCTCAACCGCCTGGGCGTGACCGGCGTGATCGATGCGGGTGGCGGTTTCCAGAACTATCCCGACGACTACGAAGTCATCCAGAAGCTCAGCGACGCCCACCAGATCACCGTGCGCCTGGCCTACAACCTGTTCACGCAAAAGCCCAAGGAAGAGAAGGCCGACTTCCTGAAGTGGACGCGGAGCGTCAAGTACAAGCAGGGCGACGACTACTTCCGCCACAACGGCGCAGGCGAGATGCTGGTGTATTCGGCCGCCGACTTCGAGGACTTCCGCCAGCCCCGCCCCGACATGCCGCCCAGCATGGAAGGCGACCTGGAGGAAGTGGTGCGCGTGCTGGTGCAGAACCGTTGGCCCTGGCGCCTGCATGCCACCTATGACGAGACCATCTCGCGCGCGCTGGACGTGTTCGAGAAGGTGCACCGCGACACGCCCATCGACGGCCTGAACTGGTTCTTCGACCACGCCGAGACCATCTCCGACCGCTCCATCGACCGCATCGCGGCGCTGGGCGGTGGCGTGGCCGTGCAGCACCGCATGGCCTACCAGGGCGAATACTTCGCCGAACGCTACGGCGCGCGAGCCACCGAGGCCACGCCGCCCGTCAAGAAGATCCTGGAACGCGGCGTCAAGACCTCGGCCGGCACCGATGCCACGCGCGTGGCCTCCTACAACCCCTGGGTGTCGCTGTCGTGGATGGTCACGGGCAAGACCGTGGGCGGCATGCAGATGTACCCCCAGCGCAACCTGCTGGACCGCGAGACCGCGCTGCGCATGTGGACCGAGAACGTGGCCTGGTTCTCCAACGAGGAAGGCCTGCGCGGCCGCATCCAGGCGGGCCATTTCGCCGACATGATCGTGCCCAGCAAGGACTATTTCGCCGTGCCCGAGGACGAGATCTCCTTCCTGACCTCGGACCTCACCGTGGTCGGTGGCCGTGTGGTCTACGGCGCGGGCGCTTTCCAGCAGCATGACGACAACCCGCTGCCGCCGGCCATGCCCGACTGGTCGCCCGTGCGCCGCTTTGGCGGCTACGGCGCCTGGGGCGAGCCCGAGGGCGCGGGCAGGAACTCGCTCAACCCCGCGCGCTACCGCAGCCTGGCAGCAGCCTGCGGCTGCGGCACCCGCTGCGGCATGCATGGCCACAGCCATGCCGACGCCTGGGCATCGAACGTGCCGACCTCGGACCCCAGGAGCTTCTTCGGGGCACTGGGCTGCTCCTGCTGGATGGCCTGA
- a CDS encoding XdhC family protein, which produces MENLDVHVLRHLAQWRGQGERALLATVVRTWGSSPRPVGSIMALGASGAVVGSVSGGCIEDDLIARYSHGGDADALRDGPPRLLRYGVSADEAHRFGLPCGGTLELLLEFNPEAVALGQLVQWLDQGRMVRRSVDKATGRVVQQVCEAPEPLVHDAAQVANSFGPEYRMLLIGAGQLSEYLATMALFNGFAVTVCDPREEYSRHWSVAGVQLSREMPDDLVRAMRADARTCIIGLTHDPKLDDLALMEALESPAFYVGAIGSRRNTALRLQRLSEHFGMGEHQLARLRGPIGLYIGSKTPPEIAVSIMAEVLAAKNGVALPRGMTVEEGKLAAAAPPQALDADEGPALTPLVCAAR; this is translated from the coding sequence ATGGAAAACCTCGATGTTCATGTTCTGCGCCACCTCGCGCAATGGCGCGGGCAGGGCGAACGCGCCTTGCTGGCCACGGTGGTGCGCACCTGGGGCTCGTCCCCCCGACCCGTGGGATCGATCATGGCGCTGGGCGCCTCGGGGGCGGTCGTCGGCTCCGTCTCCGGCGGCTGCATCGAGGATGACCTGATCGCCCGCTACAGCCATGGGGGCGACGCCGACGCGCTGCGCGACGGCCCGCCCCGGCTGCTGCGCTACGGCGTGAGTGCCGATGAAGCCCATCGCTTCGGCCTGCCTTGCGGGGGCACGCTGGAGCTGCTGCTCGAATTCAACCCCGAAGCCGTGGCCCTGGGCCAGCTCGTGCAGTGGCTGGACCAGGGCCGCATGGTGCGGCGCAGCGTGGACAAGGCCACGGGCCGGGTGGTCCAGCAGGTCTGCGAGGCGCCCGAGCCGCTGGTGCACGACGCGGCGCAGGTCGCCAACAGCTTCGGCCCCGAATACCGCATGCTGCTGATCGGCGCGGGCCAGCTGTCCGAGTACCTGGCGACCATGGCCCTGTTCAATGGCTTCGCGGTCACGGTCTGCGATCCGCGCGAGGAGTACAGCCGCCACTGGAGCGTGGCCGGCGTGCAGCTGTCGCGTGAGATGCCGGACGACCTGGTGCGCGCCATGCGCGCCGATGCGCGCACCTGCATCATCGGCCTGACGCACGATCCCAAGCTCGATGACCTGGCCCTCATGGAGGCGCTGGAGTCGCCCGCTTTCTACGTGGGTGCCATCGGCTCGCGCCGCAACACGGCACTGCGCCTGCAGCGCCTGAGCGAGCACTTCGGCATGGGCGAGCACCAGCTGGCACGGCTGCGCGGCCCCATCGGCCTGTACATCGGCAGCAAGACCCCGCCCGAGATCGCCGTCAGCATCATGGCCGAGGTCCTGGCCGCCAAGAACGGCGTGGCCTTGCCGCGCGGCATGACGGTGGAGGAAGGCAAGCTCGCGGCGGCCGCGCCGCCGCAGGCGCTGGACGCGGACGAGGGGCCTGCCCTCACCCCGCTGGTCTGCGCGGCGCGCTGA
- a CDS encoding efflux RND transporter periplasmic adaptor subunit translates to MKRLPSRPFVDVADGLRQRGRIRPALLWGVVALALVAGGGLWWWSKRAVGQGEQATVGGGQGAPVQGEARPGGGRRGPGGPGGPPGAMGAQAQPVSVGVVERRDMRVLVSAIGTMSPRATAVVRAKVSGELLRLHFKEGDEVKAGQLLAEIDPRSFKASYDQIQGTLQRDQALLRNAQLDLQRYKELQAQDSIAGQQVDTQAALVRQYQGTVAADQAQADAAKLQLSYTRITAPIAGRLGLRQADRGNVVNPSDANGIVTITQVKPIDAVFSVPEAHVGTLAQRLSEGRDMPVELWDRELKRPLARGKLNALDNSIDIATGTVKAKASFDNAEGRLFANQFVNVKLEVDRLEQALTVPATAVQNNYVYLVQEGGTVTQRRITVGVADGDRVSVRGELQPGDQVVVDGIDRLREGAKVTVIEADKVQKVDQAVQDAASQPRGMRNLPPEVRAKLATMNPDERKAYLQKLRAERAGQRNGGAPGGEGGAPAGQPPAGQSPAPSPGSPQPSPGPTASPAPAAPAGR, encoded by the coding sequence ATGAAACGCTTGCCAAGCCGCCCCTTTGTTGACGTTGCCGACGGCTTGCGCCAGCGAGGCCGCATCCGGCCCGCCCTGTTGTGGGGCGTGGTGGCCCTGGCCCTGGTGGCCGGTGGTGGCCTGTGGTGGTGGAGCAAGCGCGCGGTCGGCCAGGGCGAGCAGGCCACGGTGGGTGGCGGCCAGGGCGCACCGGTCCAGGGCGAGGCCCGTCCTGGCGGTGGTCGGCGCGGGCCTGGCGGCCCCGGTGGTCCCCCCGGCGCCATGGGTGCCCAGGCGCAGCCCGTCTCGGTGGGCGTGGTCGAGCGGCGCGACATGCGGGTGCTGGTCAGCGCCATCGGCACCATGAGCCCGCGCGCCACGGCCGTGGTGCGCGCCAAGGTGTCGGGCGAGCTGCTGCGCCTGCATTTCAAGGAAGGCGACGAGGTCAAGGCCGGCCAGTTGCTGGCCGAGATCGATCCGCGCAGCTTCAAGGCCAGCTACGACCAGATCCAGGGCACGCTGCAGCGCGACCAGGCCCTGCTCAGGAACGCCCAGCTGGACCTGCAGCGCTACAAGGAGCTGCAGGCCCAGGACTCCATCGCCGGCCAGCAGGTGGACACGCAGGCGGCGCTGGTGCGCCAGTACCAGGGCACGGTGGCGGCCGATCAGGCACAGGCCGATGCCGCGAAGCTGCAACTGAGCTATACGCGCATCACGGCCCCCATCGCGGGCCGGCTGGGCCTGCGCCAGGCCGACCGGGGCAATGTTGTCAACCCCTCGGATGCCAACGGCATCGTCACCATCACCCAGGTCAAGCCCATCGACGCGGTGTTCTCCGTGCCCGAGGCCCATGTGGGCACGCTGGCCCAGCGCCTGTCCGAGGGGCGCGACATGCCCGTGGAGCTGTGGGACCGCGAGCTCAAGCGCCCGCTGGCACGCGGCAAGCTCAATGCGCTGGACAACAGCATCGACATCGCCACCGGCACGGTCAAGGCCAAGGCCTCCTTCGACAATGCCGAGGGCCGGCTGTTCGCCAACCAGTTCGTCAACGTCAAGCTGGAAGTGGACCGGCTGGAGCAGGCGCTGACCGTGCCCGCCACGGCTGTGCAGAACAACTACGTCTACCTCGTGCAGGAAGGCGGCACGGTCACGCAGCGGCGCATCACCGTGGGCGTAGCCGATGGCGACCGCGTCAGCGTCCGGGGGGAGCTGCAACCGGGTGACCAGGTGGTGGTGGACGGCATAGACCGGCTGCGCGAAGGCGCCAAGGTCACGGTGATCGAGGCCGACAAGGTGCAGAAGGTAGACCAGGCCGTGCAGGATGCGGCCAGCCAGCCGCGCGGCATGCGCAACCTGCCGCCCGAGGTGCGCGCCAAGCTGGCGACCATGAACCCCGACGAGCGCAAGGCCTACCTGCAAAAACTGCGCGCCGAGCGCGCAGGCCAGCGCAACGGCGGTGCGCCGGGTGGCGAGGGCGGGGCGCCCGCAGGCCAGCCGCCTGCCGGCCAGTCGCCCGCGCCGTCGCCGGGGTCACCCCAGCCTTCGCCCGGCCCCACGGCATCCCCGGCCCCGGCCGCCCCGGCCGGGCGCTGA
- a CDS encoding multidrug efflux RND transporter permease subunit, which translates to MSQLSNLSAPFIYRPIATLLMTIGLALAGAVSYFLLPVAPLPQVDYPTISVSASLPGASPDTMAATVATPLERALGAIAGVNEITSSSSLGSTRITLQFDLSRTVDSAARDVQAAINAARTLLPSGMPGNPTYRKVNPADAPIMILALTSSALTRGQMYDAASTVLAQKLSQVEGVGQASISGGALPAVRVELDPVKLAANGVSLDQVRTAISATNANRPLGAVEREDHYWQVTANDQARVAADYAPLVLRWSNGNAIRLQDVADVTDSVQDVRNYGVANGKPAILLQIFKQPDANILEAVARVRALLPQLKASIPEAIDLTIVSDRTPTLRASVVEVERALVIAIALVILVVFLFLRNGRATLIPAVAVPVSLAGTFGVMYLAGYTLDNLSLMALTVATGFVVDDAIVVLENVMRHMERGKTALRAALDGAREIGFTVVSMSLSLIAVFVPILFMGGIVGRFFREFAVVMASAILISMVVSLTTTPMMCAALLRQPRKQAAKGARGRMGRAWGRFSAWMGRLERGAMAGYRASLAWCLRHPPLVLLVLAGVVALNVHLYMAIDKGFMPSQDTGRVMGFIRADQSTSYQAMEQRLKRFLAIVQEDPAVEYVTGFTGGGQRNAANMFMSLKPLAERKVSSDEVINRLRDKLKNEPGARLFMVTQSDIRIGGRQSSGSYDYTLQADDIQDLRTWEPRIRQVLSQLPQITDVNSDVSDYGLQTSLVIDRDAATRLGLTVAQIDGTLNNAFGQRQVGVIYNPLNQYRVVMEAAPRYLQSPETLRGFFFVNSRGEQVPLSAFARITTTNTPLAVNHDRGTPASTISFSLAEGVALSDASEAIRNAVAELGVPVSVRGSFSGTAGAFQQALSGQPLLILAAIITIYLVLGVLYESLVHPLTILSTLPSAGVGALLALMLFKTEFSLIALIGVILLIGIVKKNAIMMIDFALERQRAGHATAAQAIYRACELRLRPILMTSLAAICGALPLALGRGDGAELRQPLGIAIVGGLMLSQLLTLYTTPVVYVLLDRLRQRAMRLRRRRPPALVEAHP; encoded by the coding sequence ATGAGCCAGCTTTCCAACCTTTCCGCTCCGTTCATCTACCGGCCCATTGCCACCCTGCTGATGACCATCGGCCTGGCGCTGGCGGGGGCGGTGTCGTATTTCCTGCTGCCGGTGGCGCCGCTGCCGCAGGTGGACTATCCGACGATCTCGGTGTCTGCCAGCCTGCCGGGGGCGAGTCCGGACACCATGGCGGCGACGGTGGCGACGCCGCTGGAGCGGGCGCTGGGGGCGATTGCGGGGGTCAACGAAATCACCTCCAGCTCCAGCCTGGGCAGCACGCGCATCACGCTGCAGTTCGATCTGTCGCGCACGGTGGACAGCGCGGCGCGCGATGTGCAGGCGGCCATCAATGCGGCGCGCACGCTGCTGCCGTCGGGCATGCCGGGCAATCCGACCTACCGCAAGGTCAATCCGGCCGATGCGCCGATCATGATCCTGGCGCTCACGTCGAGCGCGCTGACGCGCGGGCAGATGTATGACGCGGCGTCCACCGTGCTGGCGCAAAAGCTTTCGCAGGTGGAGGGCGTGGGCCAGGCCTCGATCAGTGGAGGGGCGCTGCCGGCCGTGCGCGTGGAGCTGGACCCGGTGAAGCTGGCGGCCAATGGCGTGTCGCTGGACCAGGTGCGCACCGCGATTTCGGCCACGAATGCCAACCGGCCGCTGGGCGCGGTGGAGCGCGAGGACCATTACTGGCAGGTCACGGCCAACGACCAGGCGCGCGTGGCGGCCGACTATGCGCCGCTGGTGCTGCGCTGGAGCAATGGCAATGCGATCCGGCTGCAGGACGTGGCCGATGTCACGGACTCGGTGCAGGACGTGCGCAACTACGGCGTGGCCAATGGCAAGCCGGCCATCCTGCTGCAGATCTTCAAGCAGCCCGATGCCAACATCCTGGAGGCCGTGGCGCGCGTGCGCGCGCTGCTGCCGCAACTGAAGGCCTCCATCCCCGAGGCCATCGACCTGACCATCGTGTCCGACCGCACGCCCACGCTGCGCGCCTCGGTGGTGGAGGTGGAGCGTGCCCTGGTGATCGCCATCGCACTGGTGATCCTGGTGGTCTTTCTCTTCCTGCGCAACGGCCGCGCCACGCTGATCCCGGCCGTGGCCGTGCCGGTGTCGCTGGCCGGCACCTTCGGCGTGATGTACCTGGCCGGCTACACGCTGGACAACCTGTCGCTGATGGCCCTGACCGTGGCCACGGGCTTCGTGGTGGACGATGCCATCGTGGTGCTGGAGAACGTGATGCGCCACATGGAGCGCGGCAAGACGGCGCTGCGCGCGGCGCTGGACGGGGCGCGCGAGATCGGCTTCACCGTGGTGTCCATGAGCCTGTCGCTGATCGCGGTCTTCGTGCCCATCCTGTTCATGGGCGGCATCGTGGGCCGCTTCTTCCGGGAGTTCGCGGTGGTCATGGCCTCGGCCATCCTGATCTCCATGGTGGTGTCGCTGACCACCACGCCCATGATGTGCGCCGCCCTGTTGCGGCAGCCGCGCAAGCAGGCCGCGAAGGGGGCGCGTGGCCGCATGGGCCGTGCCTGGGGCCGCTTCTCCGCCTGGATGGGGCGCCTGGAGCGGGGTGCCATGGCCGGCTACCGTGCCAGCCTGGCCTGGTGCCTGCGCCATCCGCCGCTGGTGCTGCTGGTGCTGGCCGGCGTGGTGGCGCTGAACGTGCACCTGTACATGGCCATCGACAAGGGCTTCATGCCCAGCCAGGACACGGGCCGTGTGATGGGCTTCATCCGCGCCGACCAGTCCACCTCCTATCAGGCCATGGAGCAGCGGCTCAAGCGTTTCCTGGCCATCGTGCAGGAAGATCCGGCCGTGGAGTACGTGACGGGCTTCACGGGCGGTGGCCAGCGCAACGCGGCCAACATGTTCATGTCGCTCAAGCCGCTGGCCGAGCGCAAGGTGTCTTCGGACGAGGTGATCAACCGGCTGCGCGACAAGCTCAAGAACGAGCCCGGCGCGCGGCTGTTCATGGTCACGCAAAGCGACATCCGCATCGGCGGGCGGCAAAGCTCCGGCTCCTACGACTACACGCTGCAGGCCGACGACATCCAGGACCTGCGCACCTGGGAGCCGCGCATACGCCAGGTGCTGTCGCAACTGCCCCAGATCACCGACGTCAACAGCGATGTCTCTGACTACGGGCTGCAGACCTCGCTGGTCATCGACCGCGATGCGGCCACGCGCCTGGGGCTGACGGTGGCGCAGATCGACGGCACGCTGAACAACGCCTTCGGCCAGCGCCAGGTGGGCGTGATCTACAACCCGCTGAACCAGTACCGCGTGGTCATGGAGGCCGCGCCGCGCTACCTGCAAAGCCCGGAGACGCTGCGTGGCTTCTTCTTCGTCAACAGCCGGGGCGAGCAGGTGCCGCTGTCGGCCTTTGCACGCATCACCACCACCAACACGCCGCTGGCCGTCAACCACGACCGGGGCACGCCGGCCAGCACCATCAGCTTCAGCCTGGCCGAGGGCGTGGCCCTGTCGGATGCCAGCGAAGCCATCCGCAACGCCGTGGCCGAACTGGGCGTGCCCGTGTCGGTGCGCGGCAGCTTCAGCGGCACCGCCGGCGCCTTCCAGCAGGCGCTGTCGGGCCAGCCGCTGCTGATCCTGGCGGCCATCATCACCATCTACCTGGTGCTGGGCGTGCTCTATGAAAGCCTGGTGCACCCGCTGACCATCCTGTCCACGCTGCCCTCGGCGGGCGTGGGCGCGCTGCTGGCGCTGATGCTGTTCAAGACGGAGTTCTCGCTGATCGCGCTGATCGGGGTGATCCTGCTCATCGGCATCGTCAAGAAGAACGCCATCATGATGATCGACTTCGCGCTGGAGCGGCAGCGCGCCGGCCACGCCACGGCCGCCCAGGCCATCTACCGTGCCTGCGAGCTGCGGCTGCGCCCCATCCTGATGACCAGCCTGGCGGCCATCTGCGGCGCGTTGCCGCTGGCCCTGGGCCGGGGCGACGGCGCCGAGCTGCGCCAGCCGCTGGGCATTGCCATCGTGGGCGGCCTGATGCTCAGCCAGCTGCTCACGCTCTACACCACGCCCGTGGTCTATGTACTGCTGGACCGGCTGCGCCAGCGCGCCATGCGCCTGCGCAGGCGGCGTCCGCCAGCGCTGGTGGAGGCCCACCCATGA
- a CDS encoding XapX domain-containing protein, giving the protein MKLYALSLGAGLLVGVVYSLLQVRSPAPPLVALVGLLGILAGEQIVPVGRHLLQGTGFLSACDKAQATEHVLGQLPGRKDTDADRHRG; this is encoded by the coding sequence ATGAAGCTCTACGCACTTTCCCTTGGGGCCGGCCTGCTGGTCGGCGTGGTCTACAGCTTGCTGCAGGTGCGCTCGCCGGCCCCGCCGCTGGTGGCCCTGGTCGGCCTGCTGGGCATCCTGGCCGGCGAGCAGATCGTGCCCGTGGGCCGGCATCTGCTGCAGGGCACGGGCTTTCTCAGCGCCTGCGACAAGGCGCAGGCCACCGAGCATGTGCTGGGCCAGCTGCCCGGCCGCAAGGACACCGATGCCGATCGGCACCGCGGCTGA